The following are from one region of the Odontesthes bonariensis isolate fOdoBon6 chromosome 12, fOdoBon6.hap1, whole genome shotgun sequence genome:
- the LOC142396757 gene encoding neuroligin-4, X-linked-like: MTELRTRRICPPLSLSCPLRYPSLLLLLCLSFSLQPTPSLAQQTVPVISTAHGRIRGILTPLPSDLLGPVLQYLGVPYARPPTGDRRFQPPEPPLPWPGIRNVTQFAPVCPQSLDERSMLGDMMPSWLTTNLDIAATYLTHQSEDCLYLNIYVPTEEDIHEEGGQRPVMVYVHGGSYTEGTGNMMDGSVLASYGNVIVITLNYRLGVLGFLSTGDQAAKGNYGLLDQIQALRWVKENIAAFGGDPNRVTVFGSGAGASCVSLLTLSHYSEDLFHRAIIQSGSALASWAVNYQPSKYAQQLGERVGCGIDDSTQLVACLQGRSYRELVEQNITPAKYHTAFAPVIDGDVIPDDPQILMEQGEFLNYDVMLGVNQGEGVKFVEGIVDSEDGVTAEDFDFAVSDFVDSLYGYPEGRDTLRESIRFMYTDWADRDNAETRRKTLVALFTDHQWVAPAIATADLHAQYGSPTYFYSFYHHCQSDATPPWADSAHGDEVPYVFGVPMVGPTDLFNCNFSKNDVMLSAVVMTYWTNFAKTGDPNQPVPQDTKFIHTKPNRFEEVAWSKYTPKEQLYLHIGLKPRVRDHYRATKISFWLQLVPHLHHVNELLQSVSSFTHSPSPQDDTPYSYTKRLSKGWPPSSTRHPGSQGGTPQPPESAIGQDGEENDGVRVPNEDYSTELSVTIAVGASLLFLNILAFAALLYKKDKRRLEHRRPRPLPPPRRDITPADVAAHLQGEGLMSLQVKQLECDVASADERNNAHHHHTLDTLDALDGLDTQDIYSTLDTVRLTCPPDYTLTLRRSPDDVPLMTSLTPGSLPVTPGSHPVTPATPMTPMTPGSVVGLRMGHPHQGYTHHSPYSNTHLPHTHISAHTHSTTRV; this comes from the exons ATGACTGAACTAAGGACCAGGAGAATTTGCCCCCCCTTATCTCTCTCCTGCCCCCTCAGATATCCATCTCTTCTCTTGCTCCTCTGCCTCTCCTTTTCCCTCCAACCGACCCCCTCATTGGCCCAGCAGACTGTGCCTGTCATTTCCACGGCGCATGGTCGCATCCGTGGCATCCTGACTCCCCTGCCCTCAGACCTTCTTGGACCTGTCCTTCAGTACCTGGGAGTACCGTACGCAAGGCCTCCAACAGGAGATCGACGCTTCCAGCCGCCTGAGCCGCCACTTCCGTGGCCGGGAATACGTAATGTGACGCAGTTTGCTCCTGTGTGCCCGCAGTCGTTGGACGAGAGGAGCATGCTGGGAGACATGATGCCATCCTGGCTCACCACAAACCTGGATATAGCGGCAACATACCTCACGCACCAGAGTGAGGATTGTCTCTACCTCAACATTTATGTGCCCACTGAGGAAG ACATCCATGAAGAGGGGGGTCAGCGTCCGGTGATGGTCTATGTCCATGGGGGCTCGTATACTGAAGGCACTGGTAACATGATGGATGGCAGCGTGCTAGCAAGCTATGGCAATGTCATTGTCATAACCCTTAACTACCGCCTCGGAGTGTTAg GATTTCTTAGCACAGGTGACCAGGCAGCAAAAGGGAACTATGGCTTGCTCGATCAGATCCAGGCTCTGCGCTGGGTCAAGGAGAACATTGCTGCCTTTGGTGGAGACCCGAACAGGGTCACGGTGTTTGGATCTGGTGCTGGAGCATCCTGTGTGAGCCTCCTCACCTTGTCCCACTACTCTGAGG ACCTATTCCACAGAGCCATCATCCAGAGTGGCAGTGCTTTAGCCAGCTGGGCTGTCAACTATCAGCCAAGCAAATATGCTCAGCAGCTCGGTGAAAGGGTGGGCTGTGGCATCGACGACAGCACTCAACTGGTCGCCTGCCTCCAGGGCCGGAGTTACCGTGAACTTGTGGAACAAAACATAACACCGGCCAAATATCATACAGCCTTTGCCCCGGTGATTGATGGTGATGTCATCCCCGATGACCCCCAGATTCTGATGGAGCAGGGAGAGTTTCTGAACTACGACGTAATGCTGGGGGTTAACCAGGGCGAGGGTGTGAAGTTTGTGGAGGGCATTGTGGACTCAGAGGATGGTGTCACTGCTGAGGACTTTGACTTCGCTGTGTCAGACTTTGTGGATAGTTTGTACGGATACCCAGAAGGCCGAGATACACTGAGAGAAAGCATAAG GTTCATGTACACCGACTGGGCGGACCGTGACAATGCAGAGACCCGCCGGAAGACACTGGTAGCACTTTTTACAGACCACCAGTGGGTGGCACCTGCAATCGCCACAGCTGACCTCCATGCTCAGTATGGGTCTCCCACCTACTTCTATTCTTTTTACCACCACTGCCAGAGTGACGCTACGCCGCCCTGGGCTGATTCTGCCCACGGTGATGAG gtgccCTATGTGTTTGGCGTGCCCATGGTGGGTCCCACTGATCTGTTCAACTGTAACTTCTCCAAGAATGATGTGATGCTGAGCGCAGTAGTTATGACTTACTGGACCAACTTTGCCAAGACTGG TGATCCGAACCAGCCAGTTCCTCAAGACACCAAGTTCATTCACACAAAGCCTAATCGCTTTGAAGAAGTTGCCTGGTCTAAATACACCCCTAAGGAACAGCTTTACCTCCACATTGGCCTCAAGCCTCGCGTCAGAGACCACTATCGTGCCACCAAGATTTCCTTCTGGCTCCAACTGGTCCCTCACTTGCATCACGTCAATGAACTCCTTCAATCGGTGTCCTCCTTCACCCACAGTCCGTCTCCACAGGATGACACCCCTTATTCTTATACTAAACGTCTCTCTAAAGGTTGGCCTCCGAGCAGCACACGTCACCCAGGTTCACAAGGAGGTACTCCCCAGCCACCGGAGTCTGCTATAGGCCAGGATGGAGAGGAAAACGACGGGGTTCGTGTCCCTAATGAGGACTACTCCACTGAACTCTCAGTGACAATCGCAGTGGGAGCGTCACTGTTGTTTCTCAATATACTTGCATTCGCCGCTCTGCTGTACAAGAAAGACAAAAGGCGCCTGGAGCACCGTAGGCCACGTCCGCTTCCTCCTCCTCGGAGAGACATCACACCTGCAGATGTTGCAGCCCACCTGCAAGGGGAGGGACTGATGTCATTACAG GTGAAGCAGCTGGAGTGTGATGTTGCCTCAGCAGACGAGAGAAACAACGCTCACCACCATCACACTCTGGACACCCTAGATGCTCTGGATGGCTTGGATACCCAAGACATCTACAGCACACTGGATACTGTGCGTCTCACCTGCCCACCTGATTACACGCTCACTTTGCGGCGCTCACCTGATGACGTTCCCCTCATGACCTCTCTGACCCCAGGCTCACTGCCCGTCACACCAGGGTCACACCCTGTTACTCCGGCAACGCCTATGACCCCAATGACACCAGGATCAGTGGTCGGGTTGAGAATGGGGCATCCTCACCAGGGATACACACACCATAGCCCATATAGTAATACACATTtgccacatacacacatttccgcacacacacactcaaccaCACGTGTATAA